One segment of Alistipes finegoldii DSM 17242 DNA contains the following:
- a CDS encoding Ig-like domain-containing protein, with amino-acid sequence MKKYLTLLLLAVVSAAAGAGCSSDDRTVQITSLKLNEKDLELTVGQSFQLVAATRPADAGVTLKWSSSDQTVATVDQTGLVTLRAFGTAVITARYRSYSARCTVATLQEPPLDPSAALAAPLSDELIYSKNVLLYAPRRIMQGFDLTESGSIYYSQVGSDGATLNICRAAGPGLNAQTDYMILKYFGHGTQIVAEEASDGKTYIWLNSNASVDKSGEYGDNWSVSRVEFVPGATSDAGYAGETFFLNKDGQYDQQVSIDFGARRLLIGSRRSGVRYFWIFDLDEALALPLKKMTATVTVGSAGSEPVTREIEARDLNDCRVLGGFSVPAGSDKENDVYSYSHQGHEVAGNYVYFYEGNAVETGADSFESKAYVTVFNYSGKIVVPRTEVAAVADKAGLAAAGLTTTGYAEGESLKVRDGKLYLGVACRDGSSGNRRANILVYDCVQGE; translated from the coding sequence ATGAAAAAATACCTCACTCTGCTGTTGCTGGCCGTCGTTTCGGCCGCAGCGGGCGCCGGATGCTCTTCGGATGACAGGACGGTGCAGATCACGTCGCTCAAACTCAACGAGAAGGATCTGGAACTTACCGTCGGGCAGTCGTTCCAACTGGTCGCCGCGACCCGTCCCGCCGATGCCGGAGTCACGCTCAAGTGGAGCTCTTCCGACCAGACGGTCGCCACGGTCGATCAAACCGGACTGGTGACGCTCCGCGCCTTCGGCACGGCCGTCATTACGGCCCGCTACCGCAGCTACTCGGCCCGCTGTACGGTCGCCACGTTGCAGGAGCCGCCGCTCGATCCTTCGGCTGCGCTCGCGGCCCCGCTCTCCGATGAGCTTATCTACAGCAAAAACGTACTGCTGTACGCTCCCCGGCGCATCATGCAGGGCTTCGACCTGACCGAAAGCGGCAGCATCTATTATTCGCAGGTCGGCTCCGACGGCGCGACGCTCAACATCTGCCGCGCCGCGGGTCCGGGGCTGAACGCGCAGACCGACTACATGATCCTCAAATACTTCGGCCACGGCACGCAGATCGTCGCCGAGGAGGCTTCCGACGGCAAGACCTACATCTGGCTCAACAGCAACGCCTCGGTGGACAAAAGCGGCGAATACGGCGACAACTGGTCCGTGTCGCGGGTCGAATTCGTTCCGGGCGCGACCTCCGACGCCGGCTATGCGGGAGAGACCTTTTTCCTCAACAAGGACGGACAGTACGACCAGCAGGTCTCGATCGACTTCGGGGCGCGCCGCCTGCTCATCGGTTCGCGCAGGTCGGGCGTGCGCTACTTCTGGATTTTCGACCTCGATGAAGCATTGGCCCTGCCGCTCAAGAAGATGACGGCGACGGTGACGGTCGGTTCGGCGGGCAGCGAACCCGTGACCCGCGAGATCGAGGCCCGCGACCTGAACGACTGCCGCGTGCTGGGCGGTTTTTCGGTACCCGCCGGGTCGGACAAGGAGAACGACGTCTACTCCTATTCGCATCAGGGACACGAAGTGGCGGGCAACTACGTCTACTTCTACGAAGGCAACGCCGTCGAGACGGGCGCCGATTCGTTCGAATCGAAAGCCTATGTCACGGTCTTCAACTACAGCGGCAAGATCGTCGTGCCGCGTACCGAAGTGGCGGCCGTCGCCGACAAGGCGGGACTTGCCGCCGCGGGACTTACGACCACGGGCTATGCCGAGGGCGAGAGTCTGAAGGTGCGTGACGGCAAACTCTATCTGGGCGTGGCGTGCCGCGACGGATCGTCGGGCAACCGCCGGGCCAATATTCTTGTTTATGACTGCGTGCAGGGCGAATGA